One window from the genome of Hydra vulgaris chromosome 02, alternate assembly HydraT2T_AEP encodes:
- the LOC136077130 gene encoding uncharacterized protein LOC136077130: protein MSPEVVNIVIRKYLTADEFVSSQLIRSLFSRWSKLLRIGKLTALTNEEDNNNELENEEAKKYQEKLHKLATKLSVIWLKDDWVAVVHKNQWYPGAVAEITEVGALIYCMKSVSFSKKMLSMA from the exons ATGTCACCAGAAGTCGTAAACATAGTGATAAGAAAATATCTTACAGCTGATGAGTTTGTTTCAAGCCAACTAATAAGATCTTTGTTCTCTAGATGGAGTAAGCTATTAAGAATTGGAAAGTTGACTGCTCTGACTAATGAAGAAGATAATAACAATGAACTTGAAAATGAAGAAGCCAAgaaatatcaagaaaaattaCATAAACTTGCAACCAAACTTTCTGTTATATGGTTGAAAGATGATTGGGTGGCAGTTGTTCACAAAAACCAATGGTATCCAGGAGCTGTTGCAGag atAACTGAAGTTGGTGCTTTAATTTACTGCATGAAAAGTgtttctttttcgaaaaaaatgttatcaatggCCTAA